A stretch of the Desulfobacter sp. genome encodes the following:
- the nifS gene encoding cysteine desulfurase NifS, with protein sequence MDVIYTDNNATTKVADEVIETMVPFLGQFYGNPSSMYTFGDEVGKKIRRARQQVAQLINAQPEEIVFTSCGTESDNAAINAAIKAFPEKKHLITSVVEHPAIKNLFSHLAQTQGYEVTFVPVDKKGRLDTDILYESMTQNTALISLMWANNETGVIFPIEEIAQKAKEKGILFHTDAVQATGKVEIDVKAAGVDMLSLSGHKIHAPKGVGVLYVKKGFKFLPFLIGGHQEGGRRGGTENTAAIIGLGKACELAKENLGLMDTQVKGLRDYLESRLLKEIPATSVNGDTENRLPNTLSMGFDAVEGESILMLLDRKGICASSGSACTSGSLDPSHVLMAMEVPFKSAHGTIRFSLSHYNTREEMDLIVETLVPAIDKLRQMSPFWKDGKMI encoded by the coding sequence ATGGATGTGATTTATACGGACAACAATGCCACCACCAAGGTCGCAGATGAGGTAATTGAAACCATGGTTCCCTTTTTGGGCCAGTTTTACGGAAACCCTTCGTCCATGTATACCTTTGGGGATGAAGTGGGGAAAAAGATACGCAGGGCCCGGCAGCAGGTGGCCCAGTTGATCAATGCCCAGCCCGAGGAGATCGTATTTACCTCCTGCGGGACAGAGAGTGACAATGCCGCCATAAACGCCGCCATTAAAGCCTTTCCTGAAAAAAAGCATTTGATCACCTCGGTGGTGGAGCACCCGGCCATCAAGAATTTATTTTCCCATCTGGCTCAGACCCAGGGGTATGAGGTCACCTTTGTGCCTGTGGATAAAAAGGGGCGGCTGGATACAGATATCCTGTATGAAAGCATGACCCAGAATACTGCTCTTATTTCTCTGATGTGGGCAAATAATGAGACCGGGGTGATATTTCCCATTGAAGAAATTGCCCAAAAGGCAAAGGAAAAAGGTATTCTTTTCCATACGGATGCGGTCCAGGCCACGGGCAAGGTGGAGATTGATGTGAAAGCTGCGGGCGTGGATATGCTTTCCTTGTCCGGTCATAAAATTCATGCGCCCAAGGGGGTGGGGGTCCTTTATGTAAAAAAGGGGTTTAAATTTTTACCCTTTCTCATTGGCGGACACCAGGAAGGGGGCCGCCGGGGGGGCACGGAAAACACTGCCGCCATTATCGGGCTTGGAAAGGCCTGTGAACTGGCAAAGGAAAACCTTGGCCTGATGGACACCCAGGTAAAGGGCTTAAGGGATTATCTTGAATCCCGGCTTTTAAAAGAGATTCCCGCCACCTCGGTGAACGGGGACACAGAGAACCGCCTTCCCAATACATTATCCATGGGCTTTGATGCGGTGGAAGGGGAATCCATTCTCATGCTTTTGGACAGAAAAGGGATATGCGCCTCCTCCGGGTCTGCCTGTACCTCGGGTTCCCTGGATCCCTCCCATGTGCTCATGGCCATGGAAGTGCCCTTTAAATCTGCCCATGGCACCATTCGTTTTTCTCTGTCCCACTATAATACCAGAGAGGAAATGGACCTCATTGTCGAGACCCTGGTTCCGGCCATTGACAAGCTTCGGCAGATGTCTCCTTTTTGGAAAGACGGAAAAATGATCTGA
- the nifU gene encoding Fe-S cluster assembly protein NifU has product MWDYTDKVKEHFLNPKNVGEMEDANAVGETGSLNCGDALKLFLKVNENERIIDASFMTFGCASAVASSSALTEIIKGMTLDEAARVTNDDIADYLGGLPKEKMHCSVMGQSALKKAIADFRGIQILAKPGEVVCECFDVTDLEIIDAVKTNGLETTEDVTHYLKAGGGCGQCLDRIEEVIETAKQAQEN; this is encoded by the coding sequence ATGTGGGATTACACAGATAAGGTCAAAGAACATTTTTTAAATCCTAAAAATGTCGGTGAGATGGAAGATGCCAATGCTGTAGGAGAAACTGGTTCCCTCAATTGCGGGGATGCCTTAAAGCTGTTTTTAAAGGTGAATGAGAATGAGCGGATCATTGATGCCTCTTTTATGACATTTGGCTGCGCAAGCGCTGTGGCCTCTTCTTCGGCCCTTACCGAAATTATCAAGGGCATGACCTTAGACGAGGCCGCCCGTGTAACCAATGACGATATCGCTGATTATTTAGGGGGGTTGCCCAAGGAAAAAATGCATTGCTCGGTCATGGGGCAGTCTGCCTTGAAAAAAGCCATTGCCGATTTCAGGGGGATACAGATCCTTGCCAAACCCGGCGAAGTGGTCTGCGAATGCTTTGATGTCACTGACCTTGAAATTATTGATGCGGTCAAAACCAACGGGCTTGAAACCACCGAAGATGTGACCCATTACCTCAAGGCCGGCGGGGGATGCGGACAATGCCTGGACCGGATTGAAGAGGTGATTGAAACCGCAAAACAGGCACAGGAAAATTAA
- the sfsA gene encoding DNA/RNA nuclease SfsA produces MTVYKGYELPFLIQGRLIKRYKRFLADIELDTGDVITAHCPNSGSMRGCAEAGARVWVSQSDNPKRKLKYTWEVIQTKDSYIGINTQVPNRLVKQAIENHLVEELDEYTRVRSEVKTSAHTRLDLLLEDERGKRCYVEIKNCTLVEAGRAMFPDAVTLRGQKHLEELVMLRQQGHGAVIFYLIQRMDANSFAPAWDIDPVYGDKLVWAVENGVRIITRDVVMDPCSDPGLISIGKPIPVRLRSGSFFAN; encoded by the coding sequence ATGACAGTTTACAAAGGATATGAACTGCCTTTCCTGATTCAGGGAAGACTCATCAAACGGTATAAACGGTTTTTAGCCGATATTGAACTGGACACGGGGGACGTGATCACCGCTCATTGTCCGAACTCAGGCTCCATGCGCGGGTGTGCCGAAGCCGGGGCACGGGTCTGGGTGTCCCAAAGCGACAACCCGAAACGCAAGCTTAAATATACCTGGGAAGTGATCCAGACAAAAGACTCGTATATCGGCATCAACACCCAGGTACCTAACCGGCTGGTGAAACAGGCCATTGAAAACCACCTGGTGGAGGAGTTGGACGAATATACCCGGGTCAGGTCTGAGGTCAAGACCTCTGCTCATACCCGGCTGGACCTTTTGCTCGAAGATGAGCGCGGCAAGCGCTGCTATGTTGAAATTAAAAATTGTACCCTGGTCGAAGCAGGCCGTGCCATGTTTCCCGATGCAGTTACGCTCAGGGGGCAAAAGCATCTGGAAGAACTGGTCATGCTTCGTCAACAGGGACATGGGGCCGTTATTTTTTATCTGATCCAGCGCATGGATGCAAATTCATTTGCGCCGGCCTGGGACATTGATCCGGTCTATGGGGATAAGCTGGTCTGGGCGGTTGAAAACGGGGTGAGAATCATTACACGGGATGTGGTCATGGATCCCTGTTCAGATCCCGGCCTGATCTCCATCGGCAAACCCATCCCGGTCCGGTTGCGCTCAGGCTCGTTTTTTGCAAATTAA
- a CDS encoding TIGR02757 family protein, translated as MPGKQKDKKFKQKLDTLYERYTKRAFVDPDPLLFLYDYPEIQDREIVGMVASCLAYGRVGMIMKTVGHVLAELGDSPHRFLTRSSLDQIQNRFRGFKYRFATEAHLCSLFSGIQNILKTHGSLEGCFLSAPTSAGPVQGLTAMYQTILESGDPGHLLADPRKNSACKRSFLFLRWMVRKDEVDPGGWSTLSPSELVYPIDTHIYKIGTLMGFTQKKAANKGCALEITRGFRQIEPHDPVKYDFALTRFGIRDQMDLKDLSRYLLSGIP; from the coding sequence ATGCCGGGAAAACAAAAGGATAAAAAATTTAAACAAAAGCTTGATACCCTTTATGAACGGTATACTAAAAGAGCGTTTGTGGATCCTGATCCCCTGTTGTTTCTTTACGATTACCCTGAAATTCAAGACCGGGAAATCGTTGGGATGGTGGCCTCATGCCTGGCCTACGGCCGGGTGGGCATGATCATGAAAACCGTTGGCCATGTGCTGGCTGAGCTGGGAGATTCTCCCCATAGATTTTTAACCCGGTCCAGTTTGGATCAGATCCAAAACAGGTTTAGGGGGTTTAAATATCGGTTTGCCACAGAGGCCCATTTGTGCAGCCTTTTTAGCGGGATTCAAAATATTCTTAAAACCCATGGCTCTCTGGAAGGCTGTTTTTTGTCGGCCCCAACCTCTGCCGGTCCGGTTCAGGGGCTGACAGCCATGTACCAGACAATTTTAGAATCCGGGGATCCAGGCCATCTTTTGGCAGATCCCCGAAAAAATTCAGCCTGCAAGCGAAGTTTTCTTTTTTTGCGGTGGATGGTGCGCAAAGACGAGGTGGATCCAGGCGGCTGGTCTACCTTGTCCCCCTCGGAACTGGTGTATCCCATTGATACCCATATTTATAAAATCGGGACCCTCATGGGCTTTACCCAAAAAAAAGCGGCCAACAAGGGGTGCGCCCTTGAGATCACCCGGGGATTTCGGCAGATTGAGCCCCATGATCCGGTCAAGTACGATTTTGCCCTGACCCGGTTTGGCATACGGGATCAGATGGATTTAAAAGATTTATCTCGGTATTTGTTATCCGGCATACCCTAA
- the proC gene encoding pyrroline-5-carboxylate reductase: MLQEKKIGFIGSGNMGEALVSGLVLSKAAKPENIICSDIDTTLLQKVQSKYGIKTTTDNIQVCKESEIIIYATKPQILGSVLKQTAPALNKTKLVISIAAGVPLAAIAAGLDKELRLIRSMPNICAFVKESATAIAAGQFVVDGDVKLARAIFDSVGETVFIQENVLMDAFTGLSGSGPAYIFTIVDAMADAGVKMGLSRKDSLFLSTQTILGAARMLLESKEHPGQLKDRVASPGGTAIAGIHTLEQGGLRTTLINAVESAAKRSKELGDMMVKDFIENSKNGK; this comes from the coding sequence ATGCTGCAGGAAAAAAAAATCGGGTTTATCGGCAGCGGCAACATGGGCGAAGCATTGGTCAGCGGCCTTGTGCTGTCCAAGGCGGCAAAGCCTGAAAATATCATTTGCTCGGATATTGATACCACACTTTTACAAAAGGTTCAGTCAAAATACGGAATAAAGACCACCACGGACAATATTCAGGTCTGTAAGGAATCGGAAATCATCATCTATGCCACAAAGCCCCAGATCCTGGGATCGGTCCTCAAACAGACCGCACCGGCCCTGAACAAGACCAAGCTGGTGATTTCCATTGCCGCAGGGGTGCCTTTGGCAGCCATTGCCGCAGGGCTGGACAAAGAGCTGCGTCTGATCCGGTCCATGCCCAATATCTGCGCCTTTGTCAAAGAAAGCGCCACAGCCATTGCCGCAGGTCAATTTGTAGTGGACGGGGATGTGAAACTGGCAAGAGCCATATTTGACTCTGTGGGCGAAACCGTGTTTATCCAGGAAAATGTACTCATGGATGCCTTTACCGGCTTGAGCGGGTCAGGACCGGCCTATATTTTCACCATTGTGGATGCCATGGCAGATGCAGGGGTTAAGATGGGGTTGTCCAGAAAAGACTCATTGTTTTTATCCACCCAGACAATTTTAGGGGCAGCCCGGATGCTTTTAGAGTCCAAGGAACACCCGGGCCAGCTCAAGGACAGGGTGGCATCACCCGGGGGCACGGCCATCGCCGGTATCCACACCCTGGAACAGGGAGGGTTGAGAACCACCCTGATCAATGCCGTGGAATCTGCAGCAAAACGGTCAAAGGAGCTGGGAGATATGATGGTCAAAGATTTTATCGAAAACTCCAAGAACGGCAAATAA
- a CDS encoding rubrerythrin family protein codes for MGKFRESQTALNLQASFAAETQARTRYDFFADRAQDEGFIQIAKLFKETADQEFEHALRFFKFFNGGHLPVNWSFPSGVIQNTHANLLSSAELEHYVSYDMYAGFAQDARKEGFERAADTFEAIIVSENYHEQLFLHLADNIDKDNSFSRKEEQKWRCLGCGYIHLGKRAPDKCPGCVKPQGYFEILCENY; via the coding sequence ATGGGTAAGTTCAGGGAGAGCCAGACCGCCCTCAATCTCCAGGCATCCTTTGCCGCAGAGACCCAGGCCAGAACCCGATACGATTTTTTTGCGGACCGGGCCCAGGACGAGGGGTTTATCCAGATCGCCAAATTATTCAAGGAAACCGCAGACCAGGAATTTGAACATGCCCTGAGGTTTTTCAAATTTTTCAACGGGGGGCACCTGCCTGTGAACTGGTCTTTTCCTTCAGGCGTGATACAAAACACCCATGCCAATCTTCTCTCCTCTGCAGAACTTGAGCATTATGTGAGCTACGACATGTATGCAGGCTTTGCTCAAGACGCCCGCAAAGAGGGGTTTGAAAGGGCTGCAGATACCTTTGAGGCCATTATTGTATCTGAAAATTATCATGAACAGCTTTTCTTACACCTGGCTGACAACATTGACAAGGATAATAGTTTTTCACGAAAAGAGGAACAAAAATGGCGCTGCCTGGGCTGCGGTTATATCCATTTGGGCAAGCGCGCTCCTGATAAATGTCCGGGCTGTGTTAAGCCCCAGGGGTATTTTGAAATTCTCTGCGAAAACTATTAA
- a CDS encoding ferredoxin has product MKVTITSNCMGDRNCNNLCAEVFQYDEDALLSKVLIDPIPDHLKDIVRQAAAECGADAIEIEE; this is encoded by the coding sequence ATGAAAGTGACCATTACCTCAAATTGTATGGGTGACAGAAATTGTAACAATCTTTGTGCTGAAGTGTTTCAATATGATGAAGATGCACTGCTTTCAAAGGTCCTGATCGACCCCATTCCTGACCATCTCAAGGATATTGTCCGTCAGGCAGCGGCCGAATGCGGCGCAGATGCCATTGAAATAGAGGAATAA